From the genome of Haloarcula limicola, one region includes:
- a CDS encoding DUF354 domain-containing protein: MTVMFTIQHPAHVHFFKHAIWALEDEGREVHVVARDNEVAVDLLDSYEIDHTVLANESGSLAQLAVVQTAYELRSIRYALEVDPDVVAGVGGVTAAHTAAVVGAESVVFTDTEHATLINRITHPVADYVATPTCYTEDAGDNQVTYPSYHELAYLHPDRFEPDTSAFEDLRVDPDDKFVVVRLSAWDSSHDVGASGVRDIHDAVDRLEATGATVLITSEVPLPDDLERCRTLVPPEEIHQLLAHADLFIGEGATMASECAVLGTPAVYMNSLTMGYTDELEAEYDLLWNFNEDDEQDAALERAVAILEDAESDRWEARRERLLDDKQDATGVILRMLGLAMNDETLGSDQTARTKAVVDT, translated from the coding sequence ATGACCGTCATGTTCACCATCCAGCACCCGGCGCACGTCCACTTCTTCAAACACGCCATCTGGGCGCTGGAAGACGAGGGGCGCGAAGTCCACGTCGTCGCGCGGGACAACGAAGTCGCCGTCGACTTGCTCGACAGCTACGAGATCGACCACACCGTCCTGGCGAACGAGTCCGGGTCGCTGGCCCAACTCGCCGTCGTCCAGACCGCCTACGAACTGCGGTCGATCCGCTACGCGCTCGAGGTCGACCCGGACGTCGTCGCGGGCGTCGGCGGCGTCACGGCCGCCCACACCGCCGCGGTGGTCGGCGCGGAGAGCGTCGTCTTCACCGACACCGAACACGCGACGCTCATCAACAGGATCACCCACCCGGTCGCCGACTACGTGGCGACGCCGACCTGCTACACGGAGGACGCGGGCGACAATCAAGTCACGTACCCCTCGTACCACGAACTCGCCTACCTCCACCCCGACCGCTTCGAACCCGACACGTCGGCCTTCGAGGACCTGCGCGTCGACCCCGACGACAAGTTCGTCGTCGTCCGCCTCAGCGCGTGGGACTCCTCGCACGACGTGGGCGCGTCGGGCGTGCGGGACATCCACGACGCCGTCGACCGGCTCGAAGCGACGGGCGCGACGGTCCTCATCACCTCCGAGGTACCGCTGCCCGACGACCTCGAACGCTGTCGGACCCTCGTCCCGCCCGAGGAGATCCACCAGTTACTCGCGCACGCCGACCTGTTCATCGGCGAGGGCGCGACGATGGCCTCCGAGTGCGCCGTCCTCGGGACGCCCGCGGTGTACATGAACTCGCTGACGATGGGCTACACCGACGAACTCGAAGCGGAGTACGACCTGCTCTGGAACTTCAACGAGGACGACGAGCAGGACGCCGCCCTCGAACGCGCCGTCGCCATCCTCGAAGACGCCGAGTCGGACCGCTGGGAAGCCCGCCGCGAGCGGCTCCTCGACGACAAGCAGGACGCGACGGGCGTCATCCTCCGGATGCTCGGGCTGGCGATGAACGACGAGACCCTCGGCTCCGACCAGACCGCGCGCACGAAGGCCGTCGTCGACACATGA
- a CDS encoding right-handed parallel beta-helix repeat-containing protein: protein MSEQEPLQTGDAAQQTEDAAQRIEAADRQTEVANQRTEAASGDVDSGRRTFMQALTIGAAGLGVAAMSGNAAAAEEGPSEPFEVGGDALNLGGTLVVGDGGYDTITQAWDAASSGDTIYVHCSYDAEAAGEPFPVVLDYEEKEVMLTGGHPSGSVIDASHSNENVIEVLGRGMNDYRNNPVVQNLKIVGGDVGLRVRAAPFASFENLVIYRTGSHGVSIEGYTDPDSGRNKGTFGVYFHNCQTWVCGGDGFRTEGDALPHGTTFTNCKASSNGGIGFRLRGYTNKLIGGAAQLNHSYGIEARVGKANLIQNCYIEGNSRAKSYPVELYASGADGLTISNCYFNGINPRSTSHNHDHVLRAINVHESSKLSIRDCTVRNYDEGFIATFSCRDPDFHAASHYVLDATHGLFATDPTGHGNIRPRSDGMILPSDLSDAEPLHDYDMGYHVGGGKEGLAYHYDGEWHLMETETL from the coding sequence ATGAGTGAGCAAGAACCACTACAGACCGGAGATGCGGCCCAGCAGACCGAAGATGCGGCCCAGCGGATCGAAGCAGCGGACCGACAGACCGAAGTAGCGAACCAGCGGACCGAAGCAGCGAGCGGAGACGTCGACAGCGGTCGACGGACGTTCATGCAGGCGCTCACCATCGGGGCGGCGGGCCTCGGCGTCGCTGCGATGTCGGGCAACGCGGCGGCCGCAGAGGAGGGCCCGTCGGAGCCGTTCGAAGTCGGCGGCGACGCGCTCAACCTCGGCGGCACGCTGGTCGTCGGCGACGGCGGCTACGACACCATCACGCAGGCCTGGGACGCCGCGTCCTCGGGCGACACCATCTACGTCCACTGCTCGTACGACGCCGAAGCGGCCGGCGAGCCGTTCCCGGTCGTGCTGGACTACGAGGAGAAGGAGGTCATGCTGACCGGCGGCCACCCCTCCGGGTCCGTCATCGACGCCAGCCACTCGAACGAGAACGTCATCGAAGTGCTCGGGCGCGGGATGAACGACTACCGCAACAACCCCGTGGTCCAGAACCTGAAGATCGTCGGCGGCGACGTCGGCCTGCGCGTCCGCGCGGCCCCCTTCGCCTCCTTCGAGAACCTCGTCATCTACCGGACCGGTTCACACGGCGTCTCCATCGAGGGATACACCGACCCGGACAGCGGCCGTAACAAAGGCACGTTCGGCGTCTACTTCCACAATTGTCAGACGTGGGTGTGCGGCGGTGACGGCTTCCGCACCGAGGGAGACGCACTTCCGCACGGGACGACGTTCACCAACTGTAAGGCGAGTTCGAACGGTGGCATCGGCTTCCGTCTCCGTGGCTACACTAACAAACTCATCGGCGGTGCTGCCCAGCTGAATCACAGCTACGGGATCGAGGCCCGCGTCGGCAAGGCGAACCTCATCCAAAACTGCTACATCGAGGGCAACAGCCGCGCGAAGAGTTACCCGGTCGAGCTCTACGCGAGCGGCGCAGACGGCCTCACCATCAGCAACTGTTACTTCAACGGCATCAATCCCCGGTCGACTTCGCACAACCACGACCACGTCCTCCGGGCGATCAACGTCCACGAGAGCTCGAAGCTCAGCATCCGCGACTGTACTGTCCGGAACTACGACGAGGGCTTCATCGCGACGTTCAGCTGCCGGGACCCCGACTTCCACGCGGCCTCTCACTACGTGTTGGATGCCACTCACGGCCTGTTCGCGACTGACCCGACCGGCCACGGCAATATCCGCCCTCGCTCTGACGGCATGATCCTGCCCTCCGATCTCTCAGACGCCGAACCGCTTCACGACTACGACATGGGGTACCACGTCGGCGGCGGCAAGGAGGGACTGGCCTACCACTACGACGGCGAATGGCATCTCATGGAAACCGAGACGCTCTAG
- a CDS encoding response regulator, which translates to MTATATDSRSPRVLLVEDNPADARLAKEAFSEIGARVSLTVVHNGSDALATLRGEGQRDDDVAPHLVLLDINLPGRNGGDILREIKSDDSLRRIPVVILTTSDESKDVERMYDNHANAYVTKPDSVSEYITVIDHLQSFWLSTATLPRERRVR; encoded by the coding sequence ATGACTGCTACCGCAACCGACTCGCGCTCACCGCGGGTGTTACTCGTCGAGGACAACCCGGCGGACGCCCGCCTGGCGAAGGAAGCGTTCTCCGAGATCGGCGCACGCGTCTCGCTGACCGTCGTCCACAACGGGAGCGACGCGCTGGCGACCCTCCGCGGGGAGGGTCAACGGGACGACGACGTCGCCCCGCATCTCGTCCTCCTCGACATCAACCTCCCGGGCCGAAACGGCGGCGACATCCTCCGGGAGATCAAGTCCGACGACTCGCTTCGCCGCATCCCCGTCGTCATCCTGACGACCTCCGACGAGTCGAAAGACGTCGAACGGATGTACGACAACCACGCGAACGCCTACGTCACGAAGCCGGACTCGGTCTCCGAGTACATCACCGTCATCGACCACCTCCAGTCGTTCTGGCTCTCGACGGCGACGCTACCGCGCGAGCGACGAGTGCGATGA
- a CDS encoding acyltransferase: MAATDLGRDCDIDEGATVGYRHSEDADPTVVGNDARIRSGTTIYTDVEIGENLITGHDVLVRENTTIGDDVVVGTDTVIDGETTIGSDVSLQTGVYVPQNTTIGDNVFVGPKAVLTNDQYPIRQKSELVGPTIEDGASIAANATILPGVTVGEDAFVAAGAIVTDDVPAETLAIGAPAEEKPLPEQLSGGNQIA; the protein is encoded by the coding sequence ATGGCTGCGACAGACCTGGGCCGCGACTGTGACATCGACGAGGGCGCGACGGTCGGCTACCGTCACAGCGAGGACGCCGACCCGACCGTCGTCGGCAACGACGCCCGCATCCGCTCGGGGACGACGATCTACACCGACGTCGAGATCGGCGAGAACCTCATCACCGGGCACGACGTCCTCGTGCGCGAGAACACGACCATCGGCGACGACGTCGTCGTCGGGACCGACACCGTCATCGACGGCGAGACGACGATCGGGTCCGACGTCAGCCTCCAGACGGGCGTCTACGTACCGCAGAACACGACCATCGGTGACAACGTCTTCGTCGGACCGAAGGCCGTGCTGACGAACGACCAGTATCCCATCAGACAGAAGTCCGAACTCGTCGGCCCGACCATCGAGGACGGCGCCTCCATCGCGGCGAACGCGACGATTCTCCCCGGCGTCACCGTCGGCGAGGACGCCTTCGTGGCCGCCGGAGCCATCGTCACCGACGACGTCCCGGCGGAGACGCTCGCCATCGGCGCACCGGCGGAAGAGAAACCCCTTCCCGAGCAGCTCAGCGGCGGAAACCAGATAGCATGA
- a CDS encoding Gfo/Idh/MocA family protein, translating into MTTTTPTPVGVIGVGSMGRNHARVYRELPTTELVGVYDADEENARAVAEEYDTRYRSLDDLLSAAEAVSIAVPTQYHYDTAHECIDAGVDVLVEKPFVSDAEEGERLIEFADERDVNIQVGHVERFNPAVSTLLDLVEDLDVIAVDAHRLGPPLDREIDESAVMDLMIHDIDILLALVDDEVESVDAVGNRNARYASANLAFESGVVGQLTASRVTQEKVRKLTISAETCRVTVDYIDQTLEVTRGSAPEYIREDGEFTHRHESFVEQLSVENREPLKHELDAFVESVRTGAEPPVTGEDGLRALELVKEIDELSKDATRKTRKPATTQ; encoded by the coding sequence ATGACAACGACTACACCCACCCCCGTCGGCGTGATCGGCGTCGGAAGCATGGGCCGCAACCACGCCCGCGTCTACCGCGAGCTTCCGACCACCGAACTCGTCGGCGTCTACGACGCGGACGAGGAGAACGCGCGCGCCGTCGCCGAGGAGTACGACACGCGCTATCGCTCGCTGGACGACCTGCTGTCGGCCGCCGAGGCCGTCTCCATCGCCGTCCCGACCCAGTACCACTACGACACCGCCCACGAGTGCATCGACGCGGGCGTCGACGTCCTCGTCGAGAAGCCGTTCGTCTCCGACGCCGAGGAGGGCGAGCGCCTCATCGAGTTCGCCGACGAGCGCGACGTCAACATCCAGGTCGGCCACGTCGAGCGGTTCAACCCGGCGGTCAGCACCCTGCTGGACCTCGTCGAGGACCTCGACGTCATCGCCGTTGACGCCCACCGCCTCGGCCCGCCGCTCGACCGCGAGATCGACGAGTCGGCCGTGATGGACCTGATGATCCACGACATCGACATCCTGCTGGCGCTCGTCGACGACGAGGTCGAGTCGGTCGACGCGGTCGGCAACCGCAACGCCCGCTACGCGAGCGCGAACCTCGCCTTCGAGTCCGGCGTCGTCGGGCAACTGACCGCCAGCCGCGTCACCCAGGAGAAGGTCCGGAAGCTCACCATCTCCGCCGAGACCTGCCGCGTGACCGTCGACTACATCGACCAGACGCTGGAGGTCACCCGCGGCTCGGCCCCCGAGTACATCCGCGAGGACGGCGAGTTCACCCACCGCCACGAGAGCTTCGTCGAGCAGCTGAGCGTCGAGAACCGCGAGCCGCTGAAACACGAACTCGACGCCTTCGTCGAGTCGGTTCGCACCGGAGCCGAACCGCCGGTCACCGGCGAAGACGGCCTGCGCGCCCTCGAACTCGTCAAGGAGATCGACGAGCTCTCGAAGGACGCGACCCGCAAGACCCGCAAGCCCGCCACCACGCAGTAG
- a CDS encoding hybrid sensor histidine kinase/response regulator, which yields MTGTVDVLLVEDNDADARYVEELFREPIPVQEERFPGLSDAGDEVRIHRETSLAGTTRTLESSAETLDVVLLDLHIDDSGGMETLEGALEASRDVPIVVLTGVDDTSVGAAAIRAGAQDYLVKDDVNRDLLERTIRYAIQRHETGQALRERTEQLAIMNQLTRHDVRNDISLVVARARQLRNEVDERYADTLTEIITASNHVLQLTRTIGDAVEAADEDPDDSRLGAVSLARILEGEVEKALDLYEPAEIEIGGDYEDVEVWGDSLLGSVFGNILSNAIIYNDEQTPRVDVTVTVEDDTVTVDFADNGPGISPRQRRELFSSESSDLDGSGLGIGLFLVRRLVDRYDGDIDISDNQPKGSVFSVELKRA from the coding sequence ATGACCGGGACCGTAGACGTCCTCCTCGTCGAGGACAACGACGCCGACGCCCGCTACGTCGAGGAACTGTTCCGCGAGCCGATCCCCGTTCAGGAGGAGCGGTTCCCGGGGCTCTCGGACGCCGGCGACGAGGTGCGGATTCACCGCGAGACCTCCCTCGCGGGGACCACCCGGACGCTCGAATCCAGCGCCGAGACGCTCGACGTCGTTCTCCTCGACCTCCACATCGACGACAGCGGCGGGATGGAGACGCTGGAGGGTGCGTTGGAGGCCTCTCGGGACGTCCCCATCGTCGTCCTGACCGGCGTCGACGACACCAGCGTCGGCGCGGCGGCCATCCGGGCCGGGGCACAGGACTACCTCGTCAAGGACGACGTGAACCGGGACTTGCTCGAACGCACCATCCGCTACGCGATCCAGCGCCACGAGACCGGCCAGGCGCTGCGCGAGCGCACCGAGCAGCTCGCCATCATGAACCAGCTGACCCGCCACGACGTGCGAAACGACATCAGCCTCGTCGTCGCCCGCGCCCGACAGCTCCGGAACGAGGTCGACGAGCGCTACGCGGACACGCTGACCGAGATCATCACCGCGAGCAACCACGTCCTGCAGCTCACCCGGACCATCGGCGACGCCGTCGAGGCGGCCGACGAGGACCCGGACGACTCCCGCCTCGGTGCCGTCTCCCTCGCCCGCATCCTCGAGGGCGAAGTCGAGAAGGCCCTCGACCTCTACGAACCGGCGGAGATCGAGATCGGCGGCGACTACGAGGACGTCGAGGTGTGGGGCGACAGCCTGCTGGGGTCCGTCTTCGGCAACATACTCAGCAACGCCATCATCTACAACGACGAGCAGACGCCGCGGGTGGACGTGACCGTCACCGTCGAGGACGACACCGTCACGGTCGACTTCGCCGACAACGGTCCCGGTATCTCGCCCAGACAGCGCCGCGAACTGTTCTCCAGCGAATCGTCTGACTTGGACGGCAGCGGCCTCGGTATCGGCCTCTTCCTCGTGCGCCGACTGGTGGACCGCTACGACGGCGACATCGACATCTCCGATAACCAGCCGAAGGGGTCGGTCTTCTCGGTCGAACTCAAGCGCGCGTAG
- a CDS encoding DUF1616 domain-containing protein, giving the protein MNERLGTVADLLAVLLLLGAATAVVVVEPPGGALLRVPLLLPAILFLPGYALVSFFYPDAPRNQAARNDEGWSLTPLERAGFAIAASVAIVPIIALVSNFTPYGVRGPPVFGGTIVVTAVLTLAAFVRRARLPAERRFRVRGGLAEGLEKYFTTSRRGARQHSPFEVKSDRHRVLNLVLVATIFLLLSSVAYAAVGPTLPSHDQDSTEFYLLDENGEYLLGVEEPVDGGSVPANVVIANHEKEEMQYTVVVKRQRVSVGDNRTQVREERVTDRFQTGVAAGETEQIEKTFEGGGENVRVQVLLFRGDAPDDPSAANAYREARFWPAGDPRESGEN; this is encoded by the coding sequence ATGAACGAACGCCTCGGTACAGTCGCCGACCTACTCGCCGTGCTCCTGTTGCTCGGGGCGGCGACGGCCGTCGTGGTAGTCGAACCGCCCGGGGGAGCGCTGCTCAGGGTCCCCCTCTTGCTGCCCGCTATTCTCTTCTTGCCGGGGTACGCGCTCGTGAGCTTCTTCTATCCGGACGCGCCCCGAAACCAGGCGGCCCGAAACGACGAGGGGTGGAGCCTGACGCCGCTGGAACGGGCCGGGTTCGCCATCGCGGCGTCGGTCGCCATCGTCCCGATCATCGCGCTCGTGTCCAACTTCACGCCGTACGGCGTCCGCGGCCCGCCGGTGTTCGGCGGCACGATCGTCGTCACGGCGGTCCTGACTCTGGCGGCGTTCGTCCGCCGGGCCCGACTCCCGGCCGAACGCCGGTTCCGAGTCCGCGGCGGACTCGCCGAGGGTCTGGAGAAGTACTTCACGACGAGTCGCCGCGGTGCGCGACAGCACTCGCCCTTCGAGGTCAAGAGCGACCGCCACCGCGTCCTGAACCTCGTCCTGGTCGCCACCATCTTCCTGTTGCTCTCCAGCGTCGCCTACGCGGCCGTCGGCCCGACGCTCCCGTCGCACGACCAGGACTCCACGGAGTTCTACCTCCTGGACGAGAACGGCGAGTACCTACTCGGCGTCGAAGAGCCGGTCGACGGCGGCTCCGTCCCGGCGAACGTCGTCATCGCCAACCACGAGAAGGAGGAGATGCAGTACACGGTCGTCGTCAAGCGTCAGCGGGTCTCGGTCGGCGATAATCGGACGCAGGTCCGAGAGGAGCGCGTCACCGACCGATTCCAGACCGGGGTCGCCGCCGGCGAGACCGAGCAGATAGAGAAGACCTTCGAGGGCGGCGGCGAGAACGTCCGCGTGCAGGTGCTGCTCTTCCGCGGCGACGCGCCCGACGACCCGTCGGCGGCGAACGCCTACCGCGAGGCGCGCTTCTGGCCCGCGGGCGACCCCAGGGAGTCGGGGGAGAACTGA
- a CDS encoding DegT/DnrJ/EryC1/StrS family aminotransferase yields the protein MVEIPIASPTIGEPERDRVLDVLDSGYLAAGDVVEEFEAEFADYCEADHGVAATNGTAALHAALEAVGVSEGANVITTPFSFVATANTIQFAGGTPVFADIDPETYNLDPESVEEKIRESDDPVDAIVAVHLYGLPAEMDALRDIADDYDVALVEDACQAHGARYDGEPVGAIGDVGCFSFYPTKNMTSGEGGMITTDRQDVADAAERFINHGREVSGYDHVEVGHNFRMTNMEAAVGLAQLERLPEFNRKRRENARKLTERLSDTQVETPTEPENRRHVYHQYTVRCPDREGLKETLSDHGVGSAVYYPTPIHELGAYEEYSASAPVSERAADEALSLPVHPEVDDDDIEQITAAITETPLL from the coding sequence ATGGTAGAGATCCCCATCGCGTCGCCGACGATCGGCGAGCCCGAGCGCGACCGCGTCCTCGATGTCCTCGACTCGGGCTACCTCGCCGCCGGCGACGTCGTCGAGGAGTTCGAGGCCGAGTTCGCCGACTACTGCGAGGCCGACCACGGCGTCGCGGCCACCAACGGGACCGCCGCGCTCCACGCCGCGCTCGAAGCGGTCGGCGTCTCCGAGGGCGCGAACGTGATCACGACGCCGTTCTCGTTCGTCGCCACCGCCAACACCATCCAGTTCGCGGGCGGGACGCCGGTCTTCGCCGACATCGACCCCGAGACGTACAACCTCGACCCCGAGAGCGTCGAGGAGAAGATCCGCGAGAGCGACGACCCGGTCGACGCCATCGTGGCGGTCCACCTCTACGGCCTGCCCGCCGAGATGGACGCGCTGCGGGACATCGCCGACGACTACGACGTGGCGCTCGTCGAGGACGCCTGTCAGGCACACGGCGCGCGCTACGACGGCGAGCCCGTCGGCGCGATCGGCGACGTCGGCTGTTTCAGCTTCTACCCGACGAAGAACATGACCTCGGGCGAGGGCGGGATGATAACGACCGACCGCCAGGACGTCGCCGACGCGGCCGAACGCTTCATCAACCACGGCCGCGAGGTCTCGGGCTACGACCACGTCGAGGTCGGCCACAACTTCCGGATGACCAACATGGAGGCCGCCGTCGGCCTCGCCCAGCTCGAACGGCTCCCGGAGTTCAACCGCAAGCGCCGCGAGAACGCCCGGAAGCTGACCGAGCGACTCTCCGACACGCAGGTGGAGACGCCCACGGAACCCGAGAACCGCCGGCACGTCTACCACCAGTACACGGTCCGGTGTCCGGACCGCGAGGGGCTGAAAGAGACGCTCTCGGACCACGGCGTCGGCAGCGCGGTGTACTACCCGACGCCCATCCACGAGCTCGGAGCCTACGAGGAGTACAGCGCCTCGGCACCGGTCTCGGAGCGGGCCGCCGACGAAGCGCTCTCGCTTCCGGTCCACCCGGAGGTCGACGACGACGACATCGAGCAGATAACCGCTGCCATCACTGAAACGCCGCTACTATGA
- a CDS encoding metal-dependent hydrolase, with translation MFPWGHLAFGYVLYSLTRRALGVNTIAGREVIVLALATQLPDLVDKPLSWSLSVFPSGYAVAHSVFVAVPLGLAALAVGWKYDRVRLGLAVLVGWWSHLVGDVMLAVLTGGAYTVTRVLWPVVVLPGSHSELSFVEKFVYYVGEFIELLGSSAGPYVFAIYFGPLLLAAILWLADGAPVVRELWDWAADPH, from the coding sequence ATGTTCCCCTGGGGGCATCTCGCCTTCGGCTACGTGCTGTACTCGCTGACTCGTCGCGCGCTCGGGGTCAACACCATCGCGGGCCGTGAGGTGATCGTCCTCGCGCTCGCGACGCAGCTGCCCGACCTCGTCGACAAACCGCTGTCGTGGTCGCTGTCCGTGTTTCCGAGCGGGTACGCGGTCGCCCACTCCGTCTTCGTCGCCGTCCCGCTGGGGCTGGCGGCGCTCGCCGTCGGCTGGAAGTACGACCGGGTCCGACTCGGACTGGCGGTGCTCGTCGGCTGGTGGTCCCACCTCGTCGGCGACGTCATGCTCGCTGTCCTGACCGGCGGGGCCTACACCGTCACCCGCGTGCTCTGGCCGGTCGTCGTCCTCCCCGGGTCGCACTCGGAGCTCTCGTTCGTCGAGAAGTTCGTCTACTACGTCGGCGAGTTCATCGAACTGCTCGGCTCGTCGGCGGGACCGTACGTCTTCGCCATCTACTTCGGACCGCTGCTGCTGGCGGCGATTCTGTGGCTCGCCGACGGCGCGCCGGTGGTCCGCGAACTGTGGGACTGGGCCGCCGATCCGCACTGA
- a CDS encoding winged helix-turn-helix transcriptional regulator, which yields MSPSTPSDDRVAQAVTLISKKWHPVIIQSLLDDGPLRFNELQERLDGISGKVLTDSLEDLQENDLIERHVVSESPKRVEYDLTRAGRELQAVMETLADWGKRNLGESTRPTVLVVDDDPRLARMHAGWLAEEYDVETAFNGKDAITALSDEIDVVLLDRRMPGLSGDDLLEKIREADLDAGVVLLTAVEPDVDVADMEFDAYLLKPGEESEVREVVAEVLERTTADEDITEHYSLLARRALLDARLTAAEREASDEYQRLLERLETVEAALDDEPSEADETTAITERLNL from the coding sequence GTGAGCCCGAGCACTCCATCGGACGACCGGGTCGCCCAGGCCGTGACGCTCATCTCGAAGAAGTGGCATCCGGTCATCATCCAATCGCTGCTCGACGACGGACCGCTGCGGTTCAACGAGCTACAGGAACGCCTCGACGGCATCTCGGGCAAAGTGCTGACGGATAGCCTCGAAGACCTCCAGGAGAACGACCTCATCGAACGACACGTCGTCAGCGAGTCGCCGAAACGCGTCGAGTACGACCTCACCCGCGCCGGCCGGGAGCTACAGGCGGTCATGGAGACGCTCGCCGACTGGGGGAAGCGGAACCTCGGCGAGTCGACGCGGCCCACCGTGCTGGTCGTCGACGACGACCCGCGCCTCGCGCGGATGCACGCCGGCTGGCTCGCCGAGGAGTACGACGTCGAGACGGCGTTCAACGGCAAGGACGCCATCACCGCGCTCTCTGACGAGATCGACGTCGTCCTCCTCGACCGGCGGATGCCGGGCCTCTCCGGCGACGACCTCTTGGAGAAGATCCGCGAGGCGGACCTCGACGCGGGAGTGGTGTTGCTCACGGCCGTCGAACCGGACGTCGACGTCGCCGACATGGAGTTCGACGCCTATCTGCTGAAACCCGGCGAGGAGAGCGAAGTCAGGGAGGTCGTCGCGGAGGTGCTCGAACGGACCACCGCCGACGAGGATATCACCGAACACTACTCGCTGCTGGCTCGCCGAGCGCTGCTCGACGCGCGGCTGACCGCCGCCGAACGGGAGGCGAGCGACGAGTACCAGCGTCTGCTCGAACGGCTCGAAACCGTCGAGGCGGCCCTCGACGACGAGCCGAGCGAAGCCGACGAGACGACGGCTATCACGGAACGACTCAACCTATGA
- a CDS encoding glycosyltransferase family 4 protein yields MRVLQLVNTPRSFFDKQVEALERRGIECTTVTVPGTHDADQSRSVTDYLRYYPDVLDHSLDGYDVIHAHYGLMGPFALAQPDRPVVLTLWGSDLMDEESFVPRLSRLSARLSDEVILPSTTMSAYLDTPHQILPWGVDTEQFRPVDRSEARERLGWPRDETTVLFPYPPERDVKNHPLAERVVSRLDGVSLRTMSGVPYEDVPYYMNASDAMLVTSKRESGPMVVKEAAACNVPVVSTDVGFVSDVLDGVENSYVRDGETELADALSDVLDADERSSGRSSIVGLDQMGEDLEAIYRGAIDGR; encoded by the coding sequence ATGAGGGTCCTCCAGCTGGTCAACACCCCACGGTCGTTCTTCGACAAGCAGGTGGAAGCGCTGGAACGGCGGGGGATCGAGTGTACGACCGTCACCGTCCCCGGGACCCACGACGCCGACCAGTCCCGGTCGGTGACCGACTACCTCCGGTACTACCCGGACGTGCTGGACCACTCGCTCGACGGCTACGACGTGATCCACGCCCACTACGGGTTGATGGGGCCGTTCGCGCTGGCCCAGCCCGACCGACCTGTCGTCCTCACGCTGTGGGGCTCCGACCTCATGGACGAGGAGAGCTTCGTCCCGCGGCTCAGCCGGCTCTCGGCGCGCCTGAGCGACGAGGTGATCCTGCCCTCGACGACGATGAGCGCGTATCTCGACACGCCCCACCAGATACTCCCGTGGGGCGTCGACACCGAGCAGTTCCGGCCGGTCGACCGTTCCGAGGCCCGCGAACGCCTCGGGTGGCCACGGGACGAGACGACCGTCCTGTTCCCCTATCCGCCGGAGCGCGACGTGAAGAACCACCCGCTCGCGGAGCGCGTCGTCTCCCGACTCGACGGCGTGAGCTTGCGGACGATGTCGGGCGTCCCCTACGAAGACGTTCCGTACTACATGAACGCCAGCGACGCGATGCTCGTCACTTCGAAGCGCGAGAGCGGCCCGATGGTCGTCAAGGAGGCCGCCGCCTGTAACGTCCCCGTGGTCTCGACAGACGTGGGCTTCGTCTCGGACGTCTTAGACGGCGTGGAGAACAGTTACGTCCGCGACGGGGAGACCGAACTCGCGGACGCGCTCTCCGACGTACTCGACGCGGACGAGCGCAGTTCCGGCCGCTCGAGCATCGTCGGACTGGATCAGATGGGCGAGGACCTCGAAGCCATCTACCGAGGTGCTATCGACGGGCGATAG